A DNA window from Ahaetulla prasina isolate Xishuangbanna chromosome 7, ASM2864084v1, whole genome shotgun sequence contains the following coding sequences:
- the DMC1 gene encoding meiotic recombination protein DMC1/LIM15 homolog, with amino-acid sequence MKSVEDQVVQEELGCQDEEESFFQDIDLLQKHGINVADIKKLKSVGICTIKGIQMTTKRALYNVKGLSEAKVEKIKEAANKLIEPGFLTAFEYSEKRKMVFHITTGSQEFDKLLGGGIESMAITEAFGVTAQLPGADGYTGGKIIFIDTENTFRPDRLRDIADRFNADHEAVLDNVLYARAYTSEHQMELLDYVAGKFHEEPGIFKLLIIDSIMALFRVDFSGRGELAERQQKLAQMLSRLQKISEEYNVAVFVTNQMTSDPGATMTFQADPKKPIGGHILAHASTTRISLRKGRGELRIAKIYDSPEMPENEATFAITAGGIGDAKE; translated from the exons ATGAAATCTGTAGAAGACCAAGTTGTACAAGAAGAACTAGGATGCCAAGATGAAGAG GAATCATTTTTCCAGGACATTGATCTATtacagaagcatggaatt AATGTAGCAGACATTAAGAAACTGAAATCAGTAGGAATTTGCACAATCAAAGGGATTCAGATGACAACTAAGCGGGCATTATATAATGTGAAGGGACTTTCGGAAGCCAAAgtagagaaaataaaagaagcaGCCAACAAACTTATA GAACCAGGGTTTCTGACTGCTTTTGAGTATAGTGAGAAGCGAAAGATGGTATTCCATATTACCACTGGAAGCCAGGAATTTGA taAACTCCTAGGTGGTGGGATTGAAAGCATGGCTATCACAGAAGCCTTTGGAG tGACAGCCCAACTTCCAGGAGCAGATGGATATACAGGAGGGAAGATTATTTTCATTGACACAGAAAACACATT TCGTCCAGACCGCCTACGTGACATTGCTGATCGCTTCAATGCGGATCATGAGGCAGTTCTTGACAATGTATTGTATGCACGGGCTTATACTA GTGAGCATCAAATGGAACTACTTGATTATGTTGCTGGCAAATTCCATGAGGAACCTGGCATCTTCAAATTACTG ATAATAGATTCCATTATGGCACTGTTTCGTGTGGATTTTAGTGGTCGTGGAGAATTAGCTGAAAGGCAACAGAAACTTGCTCAGATGCTCTCAAGACTTCAGAAAATATCAGAAG AATATAATGTGGCTGTGTTTGTGACTAATCAAATGACCTCTGATCCTGGAGCAACTATGAC CTTTCAGGCTGACCCTAAGAAACCCATTGGAGGACATATCCTTGCTCATGCTTCTACAACAAGGATTAGTTTacggaagggaagaggagaattACGTATTGCCAAGATATATGATAG tcCTGAAATGCCTGAAAATGAAGCTACATTTGCAATAACTGCTGGAGGAATAGGAGATGCCAAAGAGTAA